One Pseudomonas tolaasii NCPPB 2192 genomic window carries:
- the cytX gene encoding putative hydroxymethylpyrimidine transporter CytX: protein MSIQPSTYSPDIAVPADKRVFGARDLFSLWFSLGIGLMVLQTGALLAPGLGLSGSLLAIFLGTLVGVLLLAAVGVIGSDTGLSAMAALKLSLGAKGASLPALLNLLQLIGWGSFEIIVMRDAASLLGTRAFSEGSLLASPLLWTLFFGGLATLLAVSGPLTFVRQILRKWGIWLLLAACLWLTWNLFAKADLAALWAKSGDGSMPFAVGFDIAIAMPLSWLPLIADYSRFGKRAKSVFGGTALGFFIGNFWLMSLGVAYTLAFAPSGEVNALLLALAGAGLGIPLLLILLDESENAFADIHSAAVSSGMLVRLKVERLALAIGVICTLIACLAPLAQYQNFLLLIGSVFAPLFGVVLVDHFILRRRRQGRMAGLHWPALVAWLGGIATYHVLANLYPDVGATLPALVLAGLLQWVLSRAVSGARASVQV, encoded by the coding sequence TTGAGCATTCAACCCAGTACTTATTCCCCGGACATCGCAGTCCCCGCTGACAAGCGCGTGTTCGGCGCCCGCGACCTGTTCTCCCTGTGGTTCTCCCTCGGCATCGGCCTGATGGTCCTGCAGACCGGCGCACTCCTCGCGCCGGGCCTGGGCTTGTCCGGCTCGTTGCTGGCAATTTTTCTCGGCACGCTGGTGGGCGTGTTGCTGCTCGCCGCCGTCGGCGTGATCGGCAGCGACACCGGCCTGTCGGCCATGGCCGCGCTTAAACTCAGCCTCGGCGCCAAAGGCGCGAGCCTGCCCGCATTGCTGAACCTCCTGCAGCTGATCGGCTGGGGCTCGTTCGAAATCATCGTGATGCGCGATGCCGCCAGCCTGCTCGGCACGCGAGCTTTCAGCGAAGGCAGCCTGCTCGCCAGCCCGTTGCTGTGGACCCTGTTTTTCGGTGGCTTGGCGACCTTGCTGGCGGTCAGCGGCCCGCTGACCTTCGTGCGGCAAATCCTGCGCAAGTGGGGCATCTGGCTGCTGCTGGCCGCCTGCCTGTGGCTGACCTGGAACCTGTTCGCCAAAGCCGACCTGGCCGCCCTCTGGGCCAAATCCGGCGACGGCTCGATGCCGTTTGCCGTGGGTTTTGACATCGCTATCGCCATGCCGCTGTCGTGGCTGCCGCTGATTGCCGATTACTCACGTTTCGGCAAGCGCGCCAAGAGTGTGTTCGGCGGCACCGCGCTGGGCTTCTTTATCGGTAATTTCTGGCTGATGAGCCTGGGCGTGGCTTACACCCTGGCATTTGCGCCCAGCGGTGAAGTGAACGCGCTGTTGCTCGCGCTGGCCGGCGCTGGCCTGGGTATTCCGCTGCTGTTGATTCTGCTGGACGAGTCGGAAAACGCCTTCGCCGACATCCATTCGGCGGCCGTCTCCAGCGGGATGCTGGTGCGTCTGAAAGTCGAGCGCCTGGCCTTGGCCATCGGTGTGATCTGCACCCTGATCGCCTGCCTTGCGCCGCTGGCGCAGTACCAGAACTTCCTGCTGCTGATCGGCTCGGTGTTTGCGCCGCTGTTCGGCGTGGTGCTGGTGGATCACTTCATTCTGCGCCGCCGTCGCCAGGGCCGCATGGCCGGCCTGCATTGGCCAGCGCTGGTGGCATGGCTGGGCGGCATCGCCACCTACCACGTGTTGGCCAACCTGTATCCGGATGTGGGCGCGACCCTGCCGGCGCTGGTGCTGGCAGGGCTGCTGCAATGGGTGCTGAGCCGTGCGGTCAGTGGCGCGCGGGCATCAGTTCAGGTTTGA
- a CDS encoding RsiV family protein, whose amino-acid sequence MSLLKIASVACIALTLGACQSLFQPSYLKPLDTKADASEQIKPGCTSPDCPLVNIDTVHFPSEPQLDSIVEQRLLQMTRTTPGASVPPTLNAYRDKFLRESPDRNSMYLQAKVREQHDGLVIIEVSSYLDTGAAHGEPGRGFINYSRLQHKELSLTDMLLPGQEQAFWNTAKVAHNSWLINSQMDRDPEFVKNWPFQKTPNVALTSAGVVLKYNVATIGPYALGLIEMTIPYARLTGVLKPELMPARH is encoded by the coding sequence ATGTCGCTTTTGAAAATCGCCTCCGTGGCCTGTATCGCCTTGACCCTGGGTGCCTGCCAGAGCCTGTTCCAGCCCAGCTACCTGAAGCCGCTGGACACTAAAGCGGACGCCTCGGAACAAATCAAACCCGGCTGCACCAGCCCTGATTGCCCGCTGGTGAACATCGACACCGTGCACTTCCCCAGCGAGCCCCAGCTCGACAGCATCGTGGAACAGCGCCTGCTGCAAATGACCCGCACCACACCGGGCGCCAGCGTGCCGCCGACCTTGAATGCCTACCGCGACAAATTCCTGCGCGAATCGCCGGACCGCAACAGCATGTACCTGCAAGCCAAGGTACGCGAACAGCATGACGGACTGGTGATCATCGAAGTCTCCAGCTACCTCGATACCGGCGCCGCCCATGGCGAGCCGGGCCGTGGTTTCATCAACTATTCGCGCCTGCAGCACAAAGAGCTGAGCCTGACCGACATGCTGTTGCCAGGCCAGGAGCAGGCGTTCTGGAACACCGCGAAGGTCGCCCACAACAGCTGGCTGATCAATTCGCAGATGGACCGCGACCCCGAGTTCGTGAAGAACTGGCCGTTCCAGAAAACCCCGAACGTGGCCCTGACCAGCGCAGGCGTGGTGCTCAAGTACAACGTGGCGACCATCGGCCCTTACGCGTTGGGGCTGATCGAAATGACCATCCCCTACGCGCGCCTTACCGGTGTGCTCAAACCTGAACTGATGCCCGCGCGCCACTGA
- a CDS encoding NUDIX domain-containing protein, with product MTDIAKSTPNTIEIVQRDNAYKGFYRLDRVQLRHEKFDGGMSRVINREVFVRHDAVCVLPYDPQRDEVVLIEQFRVGAMGRTDNPWLVEMVAGLIDKDEEPEEVAHREAEEEAGLTFSALWPITKYFPSPGGSTEFVHLYLGRCDSTGAGGVHGLEEEAEDIRVTAWAFEDALQAVRDGKISNAASIIALQWLALNRAEVRGLWQ from the coding sequence ATGACGGACATTGCCAAATCGACGCCGAACACGATCGAAATCGTTCAGCGCGACAATGCCTACAAGGGCTTCTACAGGCTTGATCGCGTGCAACTGCGCCACGAGAAATTCGACGGTGGCATGAGCCGGGTGATCAACCGTGAAGTCTTTGTGCGTCATGACGCCGTATGCGTGCTTCCTTACGACCCGCAGCGTGATGAAGTGGTGTTGATCGAGCAGTTCCGCGTCGGCGCCATGGGCCGTACCGACAACCCGTGGCTGGTGGAGATGGTCGCCGGCCTGATCGACAAGGATGAAGAGCCGGAGGAGGTTGCGCACCGCGAAGCCGAGGAGGAAGCTGGGCTGACGTTCTCCGCGCTGTGGCCCATTACCAAGTATTTTCCTTCGCCGGGCGGCAGTACCGAATTTGTTCACTTGTACCTGGGCCGTTGCGACAGCACAGGCGCCGGTGGCGTCCATGGACTGGAAGAAGAGGCAGAAGATATCCGCGTCACCGCCTGGGCATTCGAAGACGCCCTGCAGGCGGTGCGTGACGGCAAAATTTCCAACGCAGCCAGCATTATCGCCCTGCAATGGCTTGCGCTTAATCGCGCGGAAGTGAGGGGGTTATGGCAGTAA
- a CDS encoding DUF1249 domain-containing protein: protein MAVKARERYRVDLIGLQAACEANYARLMRLLPDMRHAPEARRIAVTHGDQMLGVLALEVIINCPYTTTLRVRQEHSLPWLPVPQLEVQVYHDARMAEVVSAEHARRFRSIYPYPNVFMHQPDEKAQLNVFLGEWLSHCLALGHEFEVVR from the coding sequence ATGGCAGTAAAGGCACGGGAACGTTACCGGGTTGACCTGATCGGGCTGCAAGCCGCCTGCGAGGCCAACTATGCGCGGCTGATGCGTTTGCTCCCCGACATGCGCCACGCCCCCGAGGCGCGGCGCATTGCTGTCACTCACGGCGATCAGATGCTCGGCGTGCTGGCGCTTGAGGTGATCATCAATTGCCCGTACACCACCACCCTGCGTGTGCGCCAGGAACACAGCCTGCCGTGGCTGCCGGTGCCGCAATTGGAAGTGCAGGTCTACCACGACGCGCGGATGGCCGAAGTGGTCAGCGCCGAGCATGCGCGCCGTTTTCGCAGCATCTATCCTTACCCCAACGTGTTCATGCACCAGCCCGATGAGAAAGCACAACTCAATGTGTTCCTCGGCGAGTGGTTGAGCCATTGCCTGGCCCTGGGCCACGAGTTCGAAGTTGTGCGGTAG